A stretch of the Lineus longissimus chromosome 10, tnLinLong1.2, whole genome shotgun sequence genome encodes the following:
- the LOC135495048 gene encoding uncharacterized protein LOC135495048 produces the protein MQGEAPLLTPKQQKKSISSKSKRTVLKQSLLNPYKLVWPSPEPDDHDAILGTISKVLKEIMDVIGEDIKTKRKRPWVKTATVIEDTPEVRKHKNIRSQLVCGLNEVIKKLERDNLRCFVVCRSAVSLLPTKPLLLLSATRNCPGVCLNDFSQEIGKLFSIGSLMAFGIKKPSKEDVQVPELDEIVQVITDRSSRITLPWLPEPEKMEEAKETCGTESEEMETRITFEYQPANIGQIQPNPNRKRKKKNKGNKM, from the exons ATGCAG GGTGAGGCACCTCTTCTTACCCCAAAACAACAAAAGAAAAGTATCTCATCCAAGTCAAAGAGAACAGTACTGAAGCAGTCGCTACTCAATCCATATAAACTTGTCTG GCCTTCGCCTGAACCAGATGACCATGATGCAATCCTTGGAACAATATCTAA AGTTCTTAAAGAGATAATGGATGTGATTGGAGAAGATATCAAAACGAAAAGAAAGAGACCTTGGGTGAAGACAGCCACTGTGATAGAGGACACACCAGAAGTGCGCAAACACAAAAACATTAG AAGTCAACTGGTCTGTGGCTTAAATGAAGTGATTAAGAAGTTAGAGAGGGACAACCTAAGATGCTTTGTTGTGTGTCGGTCAGCTGTTTCTCTTCTTCCGACCAAGCCCCTTCTCCTACTGTCGGCTACGAGGAACTGCCCCGGCGTCTGCTTGAATGATTTCAGCCAAGAGATTGGGAAGTTATTCAGCATTGGTTCATTGATGGCATTTGGGATAAAG AAGCCAAGCAAAGAAGATGTCCAGGTGCCAGAGTTAGACGAGATTGTCCAAGTCATCACGGATCGCTCATCAAGGATCACACTGCCTTGGTTGCCCGAGCCAGAAAAGATGGAAGAAGCGAAAGAAACTTGTGGTACTGAATCTGAAGAAATGGAGACCAGAATAACATTTGAATACCAACCAGCTAACATTGGACAAATTCAGCCAAATCCTAacagaaagagaaagaaaaagaataaAGGAAATAAGATGTGA
- the LOC135494748 gene encoding ribonuclease H2 subunit B-like, with product MPKKTQSLKFDEKAQQTKWVMITPDSTLEFDGDNDNKPVFCKLRHPRTGSGAMFMFTHDDQLVYELTKFDEGFRSWFFGKAVMRDGGMYTVTPVDPCYLLLHYLTKVDQSDKYMTLDQIVHDEEYSDCDRLLKTSGVQQLHYLADVKGSDDLQVYRYNKERTLSWLELKVEQVIECLQEKKIHAGSGAQTENFVRSTKIMEISKDDYQRYAHGLVSDYLGESLESSLKDHLGIKEVSPKKVRGKENDSDESVEPPKKKAKVDKVGEPTEDYSKTVSKYFEPKKPAKMSAAQKRLSKVDKTGIKSITSFFSPKPK from the exons ATGCCGAAAAAAACACAGTCTTTGAAATTTGATGAGAAGGCACAGCAGACGAAATGGGTCATGATTACCCCAG ATTCTACCCTTGAATTTGATGGTGACAACGACAACAAACCAGTCTTCTGCAAATTACGGCATCCAAGAACAG GTTCTGGTGCTATGTTCATGTTCACACATGATGACCAACTGGTGTACGAGCTCACTAAATTCGACGAAGGGTTCCGTTCGTGGTTCTTTGGCAAGGCTGTTATGAGGG ATGGAGGGATGTACACCGTGACTCCAGTTGACCCATGCTATCTACTTCTGCATTACCTCACAAAAGTTGATCAG AGTGACAAGTATATGACATTAGATCAGATTGTACATGATGAAGAATACTCCGACTGCGATCGTCTGCTGAAGACATCTGGCGTACAACAACTCCATTATTTGGCAGACGTAAAAG GTAGTGATGACCTGCAGGTTTACAGATACAACAAGGAGAGGACCCTTTCCTGGTTAGAATTAAAGGTTGAGCAAGTCATAGAATGTCTCCAGGAGAAGAAGATCCATGCAGGGAGTGGAGCACAGACGGAGAACTTCGTGCGGAGTACAAAAATAATGGAAATCTCAAAAG ATGACTACCAACGATACGCCCATGGTTTAGTGTCGGACTACCTCGGCGAAAGTTTAGAATCATCACTAAAAGATCACTTAGG CATAAAAGAGGTCAGTCCTAAAAAGGTCAGAGGGAAAGAGAATGACAGTGATGAGTCGGTGGAGCCTCCAAAAAAG AAAGCCAAAGTTGATAAAGTTGGTGAGCCAACTGAAGACTATAGCAAAACCGTATCGAAATATTTTGAACCTAAAAAG CCGGCCAAGATGTCCGCAGCGCAGAAGAGGCTGAGTAAAGTGGACAAGACGGGCATAAAGAGCATCACCAGCTTCTTTTCACCAAAACCCAAATGA
- the LOC135495049 gene encoding ankycorbin-like: MTDSDEDNPRKGNDALIRAVKAGKVRVVTSLLESKIDVDAQDDSGQTALMMAVEVGKEDLRTHMVRCLLKKKANVSLQDDHGMTVLMHACAKLGRDDVVRQIVRNHRCDPNTKDDEGNNALIHAVYSGNAPAIRIIVNSSFTKSKLNVDLWNGSGMTALFLAFKLQQSECCRVLVNEGRADTGSILDKQGLYRILNGESFISPQLHRRSISENRAAPMKHPKPQPIVHPMRFPDINIRPSCQDDSHPAIPTQKKKKKRKHKKKRQRRGDNLDADDEQEDVLQGPPKTLTPIATRKQVLPPTITSNRREPAMRKAPSVAMKHYNTPRRSNDTPDYASDFETDSVTGSNQLRSHPVLGPIGATRRADEDSSRPNALLPSIPLGRSSLVASSIQEDDRATTV, translated from the coding sequence ATGACAGACAGTGACGAGGACAACCCCAGGAAAGGCAACGATGCTCTCATCCGCGCAGTCAAAGCAGGAAAAGTCCGAGTCGTGACGTCACTTCTGGAGTCGAAGATCGATGTGGATGCACAGGATGATTCGGGCCAAACTGCCCTCATGATGGCTGTGGAAGTGGGTAAGGAGGATCTGCGGACTCACATGGTCAGGTGCCTTTTGAAGAAAAAGGCAAATGTCTCTTTGCAGGATGACCACGGCATGACGGTGCTGATGCACGCATGCGCGAAACTGGGACGTGATGACGTGGTGCGTCAGATTGTCCGGAATCATCGTTGTGATCCGAATACCAAGGATGATGAGGGAAATAATGCCCTGATACACGCCGTTTATAGTGGTAACGCGCCTGCCATCAGAATAATCGTGAATTCCTCTTTCACCAAGTCAAAGCTAAACGTTGACCTTTGGAATGGAAGCGGCATGACCGCCTTGTTCTTAGCATTTAAACTACAACAGAGCGAGTGTTGTCGGGTGTTGGTCAATGAGGGCAGGGCAGATACTGGGTCGATTTTGGACAAACAGGGACTTTATAGGATACTCAACGGAGAATCGTTCATCAGTCCCCAACTTCACCGACGGAGTATTAGCGAAAATCGGGCGGCGCCAATGAAACACCCGAAACCACAGCCAATCGTCCACCCAATGCGGTTCCCTGATATAAACATTAGACCCTCCTGTCAAGATGATTCACATCCCGCCATACCCAcgcaaaagaagaaaaagaaacgcAAACATAAGAAAAAGAGACAGCGCCGCGGCGACAACCTAGACGCAGACGACGAGCAGGAAGATGTACTGCAAGGCCCGCCAAAAACACTCACACCGATTGCGACTCGAAAGCAGGTTTTACCGCCGACTATTACCAGCAACAGGAGGGAACCAGCAATGAGGAAGGCTCCCAGCGTCGCGATGAAGCATTACAACACGCCTAGGCGTAGTAACGATACGCCGGACTACGCCTCGGACTTCGAAACGGACTCCGTGACGGGTTCAAACCAACTTAGATCGCATCCGGTCCTCGGGCCTATTGGTGCAACTCGGCGGGCAGACGAAGACAGTTCGCGCCCAAATGCACTCCTCCCGTCTATTCCGCTTGGGAGGAGTAGCCTTGTCGCCAGCAGTATTCAGGAAGACGACAGAGCAACAACCGTGTGA